From Drosophila subpulchrella strain 33 F10 #4 breed RU33 unplaced genomic scaffold, RU_Dsub_v1.1 Primary Assembly Seq354, whole genome shotgun sequence, the proteins below share one genomic window:
- the LOC119560250 gene encoding uncharacterized protein LOC119560250 has product MSCNEKTALLATQQGHQQHQHIIVVPATRKDPKDYEPIFTTADYSYGLTLEELLPFALDPWWQNVRRFSCGVLGLAFLLTLIAGLVMAHSGSVCQPNRAISGNSTTTTMATPLSLASNGTQLLMASL; this is encoded by the exons ATGTCCTGCAATGAGAAAACAGCGCTGCTGGCAACGCAACAAGGACatcagcagcaccagcacatCATTGTCGTGCCTGCGACGCGGAAGGATCCAAAGGACTATGAGCCCATTTTCACAACTGCTGA CTATTCCTACGGTCTGACACTGGAGGAGTTGCTGCCCTTCGCTTTGGACCCCTGGTGGCAGAATGTGCGGCGATTCAGCTGCGGGGTCCTGGGACTGGCCTTCCTGCTGACCCTGATTGCCGGGCTGGTTATGGCCCATTCCGGCAGTGTCTGCCAGCCAAATAGAGCAATTAGCGGAAACTCGACCACGACTACGATGGCCACCCCGCTATCCTTGGCGTCCAACGGCACCCAGCTGCTGATGGCCAGTTTGTGA
- the LOC119561079 gene encoding ralA-binding protein 1 isoform X2 yields MDFDSPEEKEFPGLYASEAADARSKKSKEESDFSEDHEPSKKDLLIGRRKDKKEKGKDRGYAALEGESSPEEELDTNPSKSKKSKTFKFTSSKSKEKREKSRDKSERDSKHADEEPGPSSKAKDREKDKDKERDEPKKKDKEDKRKDKEKDKKSDKKDKKDKKSKQLSQQQDETSAAEEVLALGYPVFGVSVSLATERSRCHDGVDIPLVVRDCIDFLQDHLKCEQIYKIEPIKTRLMHYKRLYNNREHDSAVDELNLPTACSLLKLFLRELPEPLLTTDLVARFEEVASHPKVTTQQAELQQLLDQLPKCNRTVLAWVLLHFDAVIQQERHNKLNAQSLAMLLSPTLQMSHRLMVALLIHCNNLFPDVKLIKYVPPLTSASPKLPDTPEDIQTELRKQDSLLNQIHSEMNAGFITKKREEQLWEVQRIITQLKRKLRTFEKKQEKSVEELDNSSTAPSTIVNEDTTDSKADVTPVASTSNSICTEEPTAEETPSKDLPIDFSIDPATGFILLPKSNPHRDNLLRLQIEYDELMDWQNELKARIVAERNEVYRLKQLYEQQSMNSQMAALAAGSQAPPESDYERIIEHYTRENALLEHKKNMLGMELKEERRACIALQVELRLQQF; encoded by the exons ATGGATTTCGACAGTCCCGAGGAGAAGGAGTTCCCCGGGCTGTACGCCTCGGAGGCGGCGGATGCCAGGTCGAAGAAGAGCAAGGAGGAGAGCGACT TCAGCGAAGATCACGAGCCCAGCAAGAAGGACCTGTTGATCGGCCGGCGCAAGGACAAGAAGGAGAAGGGCAAGGACCGGGGATACGCCGCCTTGGAGGGCGAGAGCTCGCCGGAGGAGGAGCTGGACACCAA TCCCTCCAAGTCAAAGAAGTCCAAGACATTCAAGTTTACTAGCTCCAAGAGCAAGGAGAAGCGCGAAAAGTCCCGCGACAAGTCCGAAAGAGATTCCAAGCACGCGGATGAGGAGCCCGGCCCGTCCAGCAAGGCCAAGGACCGCGAGAAGGACAAAGACAAGGAACGCGACGAGCCGAAGAAGAAGGACAAGGAGGACAAGCGCAAGGACAAGGAGAAAGACAAAAAGTCCGACAAGAAGGACAAAAAGGACAAGAAGAGCAAGCAGCTGTCGCAGCAGCAGGACGAGACCTCCGCCGCGGAGGAGGTGCTGGCCCTCGGGTATCCCGTGTTTGGGGTGTCCGTCAGCCTGGCCACCGAGCGGTCCCGCTGCCACGACGGCGTGGACATTCCACTGGTTGTGCGCGACTGCATCGACTTCCTGCAGGATCACCTGAAGTGCGAGCAGATCTACAAGATTGAGCCCATCAAGACGCGTCTGATGCACTACAAACGGTTGTACAACAACCGGGAGCACGACTCCGCCGTCGATGAGCTCAACCTGCCCACCGCCTGCAGTCTGCTGAAGCTCTTCCTGCGCGAGTTGCCGGAGCCGCTGCTGACCACCGATCTGGTGGCCCGCTTCGAGGAGGTGGCCTCCCATCCGAAGGTGACAACGCAGCAGGCAGAGCTGCAGCAGCTGCTCGATCAATTGCCCAAGTGCAACCGCACTGTGTTGGCGTGGGTGCTGCTCCACTTCGACGCGGTGATCCAGCAGGAACGGCACAACAAGCTCAACGCTCAGTCGCTGGCCATGCTGCTCAGTCCGACGCTTCAGATGTCCCACCGCCTAATGGTGGCTTTGCTCATCCACTGCAACAACCTGTTCCCGGACGTCAAGCTGATAAA GTATGTGCCCCCGCTCACCTCGGCCAGCCCAAAGCTACCGGACACGCCGGAGGACATCCAGACGGAGTTGCGCAAGCAAGACAGCCTCCTAAACCAGATTCACAGCGAGATGAACGCCGGCTTCATTACCAAGAAACGCGAGGAGCAGCTCTGGGAGGTACAGCGTATAATTACGCAGCTCAAGCGCAAGTTGCGCACCTTTGAGAAGAAGCAGGAGAAGTCCGTGGAAGAGTTGGACAACAGCAGCACTGCTCCCTCCACGATCGTCAATGAGGACACCACGGATTCCAAGGCAGATGTCACCCCTGTCGCATCCACTAGCAACAGTATTTGCACCGAGGAGCCAACAGCGGAGGAGACACCCTCCAAAGACCTTCCAATTGATTTTTCCATTGATCCAGCAACTGGCTTCATCTTGTTGCCAAAGTCGAATCCGCACCGCGACAATTTGTTGCGGCTCCAAATTGAATACGACGAGCTGATGGACTGGCAGAACGAACTTAAGGCCCGCATCGTCGCCGAGCGCAACGAAGTCTACAGGCTCAAGCAGTTGTACGAGCAGCAGTCAATGAACAGCCAAATGGCCGCCCTGGCTGCGGGATCGCAGGCTCCGCCGGAGTCCGACTATGAGCGAATAATTGAGCACTACACTCGCGAGAATGCGCTGCTGGAGCACAAGAAGAATATGCTGGGCATGGAGCTAAAGGAGGAACGTCGGGCCTGTATTGCCCTACAAGTGGAGCTGCGACTTCAGCAGTTTTAA
- the LOC119561079 gene encoding ralA-binding protein 1 isoform X1 — translation MDFDSPEEKEFPGLYASEAADARSKKSKEESDFSEDHEPSKKDLLIGRRKDKKEKGKDRGYAALEGESSPEEELDTKSPSKSKKSKTFKFTSSKSKEKREKSRDKSERDSKHADEEPGPSSKAKDREKDKDKERDEPKKKDKEDKRKDKEKDKKSDKKDKKDKKSKQLSQQQDETSAAEEVLALGYPVFGVSVSLATERSRCHDGVDIPLVVRDCIDFLQDHLKCEQIYKIEPIKTRLMHYKRLYNNREHDSAVDELNLPTACSLLKLFLRELPEPLLTTDLVARFEEVASHPKVTTQQAELQQLLDQLPKCNRTVLAWVLLHFDAVIQQERHNKLNAQSLAMLLSPTLQMSHRLMVALLIHCNNLFPDVKLIKYVPPLTSASPKLPDTPEDIQTELRKQDSLLNQIHSEMNAGFITKKREEQLWEVQRIITQLKRKLRTFEKKQEKSVEELDNSSTAPSTIVNEDTTDSKADVTPVASTSNSICTEEPTAEETPSKDLPIDFSIDPATGFILLPKSNPHRDNLLRLQIEYDELMDWQNELKARIVAERNEVYRLKQLYEQQSMNSQMAALAAGSQAPPESDYERIIEHYTRENALLEHKKNMLGMELKEERRACIALQVELRLQQF, via the exons ATGGATTTCGACAGTCCCGAGGAGAAGGAGTTCCCCGGGCTGTACGCCTCGGAGGCGGCGGATGCCAGGTCGAAGAAGAGCAAGGAGGAGAGCGACT TCAGCGAAGATCACGAGCCCAGCAAGAAGGACCTGTTGATCGGCCGGCGCAAGGACAAGAAGGAGAAGGGCAAGGACCGGGGATACGCCGCCTTGGAGGGCGAGAGCTCGCCGGAGGAGGAGCTGGACACCAA AAGTCCCTCCAAGTCAAAGAAGTCCAAGACATTCAAGTTTACTAGCTCCAAGAGCAAGGAGAAGCGCGAAAAGTCCCGCGACAAGTCCGAAAGAGATTCCAAGCACGCGGATGAGGAGCCCGGCCCGTCCAGCAAGGCCAAGGACCGCGAGAAGGACAAAGACAAGGAACGCGACGAGCCGAAGAAGAAGGACAAGGAGGACAAGCGCAAGGACAAGGAGAAAGACAAAAAGTCCGACAAGAAGGACAAAAAGGACAAGAAGAGCAAGCAGCTGTCGCAGCAGCAGGACGAGACCTCCGCCGCGGAGGAGGTGCTGGCCCTCGGGTATCCCGTGTTTGGGGTGTCCGTCAGCCTGGCCACCGAGCGGTCCCGCTGCCACGACGGCGTGGACATTCCACTGGTTGTGCGCGACTGCATCGACTTCCTGCAGGATCACCTGAAGTGCGAGCAGATCTACAAGATTGAGCCCATCAAGACGCGTCTGATGCACTACAAACGGTTGTACAACAACCGGGAGCACGACTCCGCCGTCGATGAGCTCAACCTGCCCACCGCCTGCAGTCTGCTGAAGCTCTTCCTGCGCGAGTTGCCGGAGCCGCTGCTGACCACCGATCTGGTGGCCCGCTTCGAGGAGGTGGCCTCCCATCCGAAGGTGACAACGCAGCAGGCAGAGCTGCAGCAGCTGCTCGATCAATTGCCCAAGTGCAACCGCACTGTGTTGGCGTGGGTGCTGCTCCACTTCGACGCGGTGATCCAGCAGGAACGGCACAACAAGCTCAACGCTCAGTCGCTGGCCATGCTGCTCAGTCCGACGCTTCAGATGTCCCACCGCCTAATGGTGGCTTTGCTCATCCACTGCAACAACCTGTTCCCGGACGTCAAGCTGATAAA GTATGTGCCCCCGCTCACCTCGGCCAGCCCAAAGCTACCGGACACGCCGGAGGACATCCAGACGGAGTTGCGCAAGCAAGACAGCCTCCTAAACCAGATTCACAGCGAGATGAACGCCGGCTTCATTACCAAGAAACGCGAGGAGCAGCTCTGGGAGGTACAGCGTATAATTACGCAGCTCAAGCGCAAGTTGCGCACCTTTGAGAAGAAGCAGGAGAAGTCCGTGGAAGAGTTGGACAACAGCAGCACTGCTCCCTCCACGATCGTCAATGAGGACACCACGGATTCCAAGGCAGATGTCACCCCTGTCGCATCCACTAGCAACAGTATTTGCACCGAGGAGCCAACAGCGGAGGAGACACCCTCCAAAGACCTTCCAATTGATTTTTCCATTGATCCAGCAACTGGCTTCATCTTGTTGCCAAAGTCGAATCCGCACCGCGACAATTTGTTGCGGCTCCAAATTGAATACGACGAGCTGATGGACTGGCAGAACGAACTTAAGGCCCGCATCGTCGCCGAGCGCAACGAAGTCTACAGGCTCAAGCAGTTGTACGAGCAGCAGTCAATGAACAGCCAAATGGCCGCCCTGGCTGCGGGATCGCAGGCTCCGCCGGAGTCCGACTATGAGCGAATAATTGAGCACTACACTCGCGAGAATGCGCTGCTGGAGCACAAGAAGAATATGCTGGGCATGGAGCTAAAGGAGGAACGTCGGGCCTGTATTGCCCTACAAGTGGAGCTGCGACTTCAGCAGTTTTAA
- the LOC119561080 gene encoding uncharacterized protein LOC119561080, whose translation MKLSAVFLALALFALSLVQCLGLPDPSTKCVMECDTQEYSFICAADDKGSTKSYRNLCVMKTENCLQNANYQKISDKECP comes from the exons ATGAAGCTGTCTGCAGTATTCCTGGCAT TGGCGCTGTTTGCCCTCTCGCTGGTCCAGTGCCTCGGCCTGCCCGATCCCAGCACCAAGTGCGTCATGGAGTGCGACACGCAGGAGTACTCCTTCATTTGTGCCGCGGACGACAAGGGCTCCACCAAGTCATACCGCAATCTGTGCGTGATGAAGACGGAGAACTGCCTGCAGAATGCAA ACTATCAAAAGATCAGCGACAAGGAGTGCCCGTAG